The Paraburkholderia sp. SOS3 genome includes a region encoding these proteins:
- a CDS encoding phospholipase C, protein MFRKAILPMALAAALLTLAACGDDDNNNPSTPVASVSPQDALQTATPIKHLVVIYGENVSFDHYFATYPNDLATGNNEPTFTPAANTQTDINTLQHAGLLAPNNPNGAATSPNVANATVNGVATTPPNINSVALTTTSSQPFRLDRTQANTKSQNHSYGPEQLADDGDKMDAFPLFTSANSVVTGSTGAFGSAAQVLGYFDGNTVTAYWNYAQNFAMSDNAWTDTFGPSTPGAVEVVSGQNNGVQMFTTTAQATSPTSTVLGTANTAATSPSGNAIPDGQGGFTLIGDLDPAGDVCTNQLDKPGTVVMQYAPQVKNIGDLLNAKNITWGGFMGGFDLTATNPNGTTGCNRTTFSSVLNSAPNDYVQHHAWFQYFPSTANLTHQRPTSTAMIGQTEPTLDNTATPVHHQYDVNDFFNAVTAGNFPSVSFVKAPAIGDGHPGNSDPLDEQAFVTKVVNFLEQQPDWKSTAVVIAYDDSDGWYDHQAPTIVNSSFDTTLQITASNSPSKPVFQGADQLTGAGRCDGPNSKQPAGVNGGVVNGRCGPGTRTPFIVISPWAKANFVDHTQITQASVVKFIEDNWLGGQRLGGGSFDATAGDIRNMLNTTGTTPTVFLDPTFGTKLAAAPTN, encoded by the coding sequence ATGTTTCGCAAAGCGATCCTACCCATGGCGTTAGCAGCAGCGCTGCTGACGCTTGCCGCGTGCGGCGACGACGACAACAACAATCCGTCGACGCCGGTCGCCTCGGTCAGCCCGCAGGACGCACTGCAGACGGCCACGCCGATCAAGCACCTCGTCGTGATCTACGGTGAGAACGTTTCGTTCGATCACTACTTCGCCACGTACCCGAACGATCTCGCAACCGGCAACAACGAGCCGACGTTCACGCCTGCCGCGAATACGCAGACCGATATCAACACGTTGCAGCACGCTGGCCTGCTCGCACCGAACAACCCGAACGGCGCTGCCACGTCGCCGAACGTCGCGAATGCGACGGTCAACGGGGTCGCGACCACGCCGCCGAACATCAACAGTGTCGCGCTGACCACCACGTCGTCGCAGCCGTTCCGCCTCGACCGCACGCAAGCGAACACGAAGAGCCAGAACCACAGCTACGGTCCGGAACAGCTCGCGGACGACGGCGACAAGATGGATGCATTCCCGCTCTTCACGTCGGCCAACAGCGTCGTCACGGGCAGCACGGGCGCATTCGGTTCGGCCGCGCAGGTGCTCGGCTACTTCGACGGCAACACGGTCACCGCTTACTGGAACTATGCGCAGAACTTCGCGATGAGCGATAACGCGTGGACCGACACGTTCGGTCCGTCGACGCCGGGCGCGGTCGAAGTCGTGTCCGGCCAGAACAACGGCGTGCAGATGTTCACGACCACGGCTCAGGCTACGTCGCCGACCTCGACGGTCCTCGGCACGGCGAACACCGCGGCCACCTCGCCGAGCGGCAACGCGATCCCCGATGGCCAGGGCGGCTTCACGCTGATCGGCGACCTCGACCCGGCGGGCGACGTCTGTACGAACCAGCTCGATAAGCCGGGCACGGTCGTGATGCAATACGCGCCGCAGGTCAAGAACATCGGCGACCTGCTGAACGCGAAGAACATCACGTGGGGCGGCTTCATGGGCGGCTTCGACCTGACGGCCACGAACCCGAACGGCACGACCGGCTGTAACCGCACGACGTTCTCGTCGGTGCTCAACTCCGCACCGAACGACTACGTGCAGCACCACGCATGGTTCCAGTACTTCCCGTCGACCGCGAACCTGACGCACCAGCGTCCGACGTCGACGGCGATGATCGGCCAGACCGAGCCGACGCTCGATAACACGGCAACGCCGGTTCACCATCAGTACGACGTCAACGACTTCTTCAACGCGGTCACGGCAGGCAACTTCCCGTCGGTCAGCTTCGTGAAGGCGCCGGCGATCGGCGACGGTCACCCGGGCAACTCCGATCCGCTCGACGAGCAGGCGTTCGTCACCAAGGTCGTGAACTTCCTCGAGCAGCAGCCGGACTGGAAGAGCACGGCGGTCGTCATCGCCTACGACGACTCGGACGGCTGGTATGACCACCAGGCGCCGACGATCGTGAACTCGTCGTTCGATACCACGCTGCAAATCACGGCAAGCAACAGCCCGTCGAAGCCGGTGTTCCAGGGCGCCGACCAGCTGACCGGTGCCGGCCGCTGCGACGGTCCGAACTCGAAGCAGCCGGCTGGCGTGAATGGCGGTGTCGTGAACGGCCGTTGCGGCCCGGGCACGCGCACGCCGTTCATCGTGATCTCGCCGTGGGCGAAGGCCAACTTCGTCGACCACACGCAGATCACGCAAGCGTCGGTCGTGAAGTTCATCGAAGACAACTGGCTCGGCGGCCAACGCCTTGGCGGCGGCTCGTTCGATGCGACCGCGGGCGACATCCGCAACATGCTGAACACGACGGGTACGACGCCGACGGTGTTCCTCGATCCGACCTTCGGCACGAAGCTCGCCGCGGCGCCGACGAACTGA
- a CDS encoding cytochrome-c peroxidase, producing the protein MSLPNTLPPIMPAGNDSNRGAAKHPVKRIVGWTLAVVVAGCAAFAAYAAIYPERMPPAIGTIVEDFTGANPQPVHLMLPPQQPLSAVAQLGRQIFFDTSLSASGKQSCASCHSPEHAYGPANDLSVQLGGPHMTDAGYRPPPSLTYLYRQAPFSIGPDQGDMDAAPVSLQQLASAASGVQRAVKTAGVAPAAPAMVPQGGLFWDGRASTLQDQAIGPMLNPVEMANSSVADVARKLTGTKYLDQFRKLFGDSIANRPDLLVEEAMFAVGRYQYEDPSFHAFTSKYDYWLQGKARLTQAELHGMRLFNDPDKANCAGCHLSKPTRDGLPPLFTDTQYEALGVPRNRDLAINKDPKFYDMGVCGPFRDDVKDLTQYCGMFLTPTLRNVATRHVFFHNGVYHDLQHVMDFYNLRNTSPDRIYPHDASGKVEKYDDLPAKYQANIDVADAPFDRKPGDKPPMTDGEIRDIIAFLNTLTDGYKPSGN; encoded by the coding sequence ATGAGTCTTCCGAACACCCTGCCGCCCATCATGCCCGCCGGTAACGATTCGAACCGCGGCGCCGCGAAGCACCCGGTCAAGCGTATCGTCGGCTGGACGCTCGCCGTCGTCGTCGCGGGATGCGCCGCCTTCGCCGCATACGCCGCGATCTATCCCGAGCGGATGCCGCCTGCAATCGGCACGATCGTCGAAGACTTCACCGGCGCGAATCCGCAACCGGTCCATCTGATGCTGCCGCCGCAGCAACCGTTGAGCGCCGTCGCACAACTGGGCCGGCAGATTTTCTTCGACACGTCGTTGTCCGCATCGGGCAAGCAGTCGTGCGCGTCGTGCCATAGCCCCGAGCATGCTTACGGCCCGGCGAACGATCTCTCGGTGCAGCTCGGCGGCCCGCATATGACCGATGCCGGGTATCGTCCACCGCCTTCCCTGACCTACCTCTATCGCCAGGCGCCGTTCAGTATCGGCCCGGACCAGGGCGACATGGATGCGGCGCCGGTCAGCCTTCAGCAACTCGCGTCCGCGGCCTCCGGCGTGCAGCGCGCCGTCAAGACTGCGGGCGTCGCGCCCGCCGCGCCCGCGATGGTGCCGCAAGGCGGCCTCTTCTGGGACGGTCGCGCGAGCACGCTGCAGGATCAGGCGATCGGACCGATGCTGAACCCCGTCGAAATGGCCAATAGCAGCGTCGCCGACGTCGCTCGCAAGCTGACGGGCACGAAGTATCTCGACCAGTTCAGGAAGCTGTTCGGCGATTCGATCGCGAACCGCCCGGACCTGCTCGTCGAAGAAGCGATGTTCGCCGTGGGCCGCTATCAGTACGAAGACCCGTCGTTCCACGCGTTCACCAGCAAGTACGATTACTGGCTGCAGGGCAAGGCGCGCCTCACGCAAGCGGAACTGCACGGCATGCGTCTTTTCAACGATCCGGACAAGGCGAACTGCGCGGGCTGCCACCTGAGCAAGCCGACTCGCGACGGTCTGCCGCCGCTTTTCACCGATACGCAATACGAAGCGCTCGGCGTGCCGCGCAATCGCGATCTCGCGATCAACAAGGATCCGAAGTTCTACGACATGGGCGTGTGCGGCCCGTTCCGCGACGATGTGAAGGACCTCACGCAGTATTGCGGCATGTTCCTCACGCCGACGCTGCGCAATGTCGCGACGCGCCACGTGTTCTTCCACAATGGCGTCTATCACGACCTCCAGCACGTGATGGACTTCTATAACCTGCGCAACACGAGTCCGGACAGGATTTATCCGCACGACGCGTCGGGCAAGGTCGAGAAGTACGACGATCTGCCGGCGAAATATCAGGCGAATATCGACGTCGCCGACGCGCCGTTCGATCGCAAGCCCGGCGACAAGCCGCCGATGACCGACGGCGAGATCCGCGACATCATCGCGTTCCTGAATACGCTGACCGACGGTTACAAGCCTTCGGGCAACTGA
- a CDS encoding DUF3331 domain-containing protein: protein MAKMMNACDPWRQTIGLLSLMSGRTDPAVTRLAALHVQFERRNCPLPMAGERFDAQVALIERPTSATATIAWRDATHCSYGDQLWHAARARVNGVCAMSGRAIHVGDAVFKPRRGRPAPLNASAMILATVLNEAAAVGVQAGFPATPAAA, encoded by the coding sequence CTGGCCAAGATGATGAATGCGTGCGACCCATGGCGACAGACCATCGGTTTGCTCTCTTTGATGTCGGGTCGTACCGACCCCGCGGTCACGAGGCTCGCGGCGTTGCATGTGCAATTCGAACGCAGGAACTGCCCGTTGCCGATGGCGGGCGAGCGCTTCGACGCGCAGGTTGCGCTGATCGAGCGGCCGACCTCGGCGACCGCGACGATCGCGTGGCGCGACGCGACGCACTGCTCGTATGGCGATCAGCTATGGCATGCGGCGCGCGCGCGCGTGAATGGCGTGTGCGCGATGAGCGGGCGGGCGATCCACGTCGGCGACGCCGTGTTCAAGCCGCGCCGCGGCCGGCCCGCGCCGCTCAATGCGAGCGCCATGATTCTCGCCACGGTGCTCAACGAAGCGGCTGCCGTGGGCGTGCAGGCGGGCTTTCCGGCTACGCCGGCGGCGGCGTGA
- a CDS encoding AraC family transcriptional regulator, whose amino-acid sequence MIALSTHSTEIATDAVRRKNGNPIHSEHHWRYPVVDEARDSLPYGEMMVARWTRNDAGSFEASHQGHAGYHCIGLNLKCTTLNFEHAGRSIVSGRVTAGAVQVTAPAVPVSVRFDSPGDVLHLFVSQQALAECFEDLFGHAHAGDIVLADPRILRDPTLERLAQALAVSHSTDAASGKLFTDSVCLAIVSRLVSRYFTAAARQTREAAALPQWRMRRTIEFIEAHLSDSIGLAEMAQSAGLTRMHFAAQFRRATGLRPHEYLLRRRIEHAQQLLTRSKHSMLDVALSCGFRSQSHFTAVFKRFVGDTPYCWKVKTNVNQ is encoded by the coding sequence ATGATTGCCTTGTCGACTCATTCAACTGAAATCGCCACGGACGCCGTGCGCAGAAAAAACGGCAACCCGATCCATTCCGAGCATCACTGGCGCTACCCCGTCGTCGACGAGGCGCGCGATTCGCTTCCGTATGGGGAAATGATGGTCGCGCGCTGGACGCGCAACGACGCCGGTTCGTTCGAGGCGTCGCATCAGGGGCATGCTGGATACCACTGCATCGGGCTCAACCTCAAGTGCACGACGCTCAACTTCGAGCACGCGGGACGCTCGATCGTGTCGGGCCGTGTGACGGCCGGCGCCGTGCAGGTCACCGCGCCGGCGGTGCCCGTCAGCGTGCGCTTCGATTCGCCCGGCGACGTGCTGCACCTGTTCGTATCGCAGCAGGCGCTCGCCGAATGCTTCGAGGACCTGTTCGGCCATGCGCACGCCGGAGACATCGTGCTCGCCGACCCGCGCATTCTGCGCGACCCGACGCTCGAGCGGCTCGCGCAGGCGCTGGCGGTTTCGCATTCGACCGACGCCGCCTCGGGCAAGCTGTTCACCGACAGCGTGTGCCTCGCGATCGTGTCGCGGCTCGTGTCGCGCTATTTCACGGCGGCGGCGCGGCAGACGCGCGAAGCGGCGGCGCTGCCGCAGTGGCGCATGCGCCGTACGATCGAATTCATCGAGGCGCATTTGTCCGACTCGATCGGTCTGGCCGAGATGGCGCAAAGCGCAGGACTCACGCGCATGCACTTTGCCGCGCAATTCCGCCGCGCGACGGGCTTGCGTCCGCACGAATACCTGTTGCGGCGCCGGATCGAGCACGCGCAACAACTGTTGACGCGCTCGAAGCACAGCATGCTTGATGTTGCATTGAGCTGCGGGTTTCGCTCGCAGTCGCATTTCACCGCGGTTTTCAAACGGTTCGTCGGCGACACGCCGTATTGCTGGAAGGTGAAGACGAACGTCAATCAGTGA
- a CDS encoding H-NS family nucleoid-associated regulatory protein translates to MTRATPLPLEGEARERLIRWIRRRMNECGIAFDALEQALADEVRERDAIRYRDAYGNTWTGAGDMPSWLRRAVAAGQSIEHFQTRRL, encoded by the coding sequence ATGACCCGCGCAACACCCCTGCCTCTCGAAGGCGAGGCGCGCGAACGCCTGATTCGCTGGATCCGGCGCCGCATGAACGAATGCGGCATCGCGTTCGACGCGCTCGAGCAGGCGCTCGCCGACGAAGTGCGCGAGCGCGATGCGATCCGCTATCGCGATGCATATGGCAATACATGGACCGGAGCCGGCGATATGCCGTCGTGGCTCAGACGCGCGGTGGCCGCCGGGCAGAGCATCGAACATTTCCAGACACGCCGTCTTTAG